In Herpetosiphonaceae bacterium, the following are encoded in one genomic region:
- the mgrA gene encoding L-glyceraldehyde 3-phosphate reductase produces the protein MNAYQPAETRYDTMRYRRCGRSGLMLPAISLGLWHNFGGVDTFENARTMLRRAFDLGITHFDLANNYGPPPGSAEEAFGQILRRDLAAYRDELIISTKAGYAMWPGPYGDWGSRKYLVASLDQSLRRMGVDYVDIFYHHRPDPETPLEETMGALDVIVRSGKALYVGISSYDPEQTRAAAQILRRLGTPCVIHQPSYNMFNRWIEAGLLDAVEETGMGCIVFSPLAQGLLTDKYLKDIPPDSRAAKPHGFLQADDITEEKRSQLRRLQELAAARGQSLAQLALAWVLRHPQVTSALIGASRPAQIEDAVRTLDRLSLAEDELQAIERILAAS, from the coding sequence ATGAATGCCTATCAACCAGCGGAAACGCGCTATGATACGATGCGCTACCGTCGCTGTGGGAGAAGCGGGCTCATGCTTCCGGCCATTTCGCTTGGCCTTTGGCATAATTTTGGCGGGGTAGACACGTTTGAAAATGCGCGCACGATGCTGCGGCGGGCGTTCGATCTTGGGATTACCCACTTCGATCTCGCCAATAACTATGGCCCCCCGCCGGGCTCTGCTGAGGAAGCGTTCGGGCAGATCCTCCGCCGCGATCTCGCCGCCTATCGCGATGAGCTGATCATTTCAACCAAAGCGGGCTATGCCATGTGGCCCGGTCCCTATGGCGATTGGGGATCGCGCAAATATCTTGTCGCCAGCCTCGACCAGAGCTTGCGCCGCATGGGCGTAGACTACGTGGACATTTTTTATCATCACCGGCCCGATCCGGAGACGCCCCTGGAAGAAACGATGGGCGCGCTCGACGTTATTGTGCGGAGCGGAAAAGCGCTGTATGTCGGCATCTCATCGTACGATCCCGAACAGACTCGTGCAGCCGCGCAGATCCTACGGCGGCTAGGCACGCCCTGTGTGATCCATCAGCCCAGCTACAATATGTTTAATCGCTGGATCGAAGCAGGGCTGCTCGACGCGGTGGAAGAGACTGGCATGGGCTGTATCGTGTTCTCGCCGCTCGCGCAGGGCCTCCTCACCGATAAGTACCTCAAGGATATTCCGCCCGACTCACGGGCAGCGAAGCCGCACGGATTTCTGCAAGCCGACGACATTACTGAGGAGAAGCGCTCGCAGCTTCGCCGTCTTCAGGAGCTTGCAGCGGCGCGCGGTCAGTCATTAGCGCAGCTCGCGCTCGCCTGGGTGCTGCGGCACCCGCAGGTAACATCCGCGCTGATTGGCGCAAGTCGGCCCGCGCAGATCGAGGATGCCGTCCGAACGCTCGATCGGTTAAGCCTGGCGGAAGATGAATTGCAGGCGATCGAGCGCATCCTGGCGGCGAGCTAA
- a CDS encoding lantibiotic dehydratase, giving the protein MDHTLQRSTAHAAIHATTSAMIADEEPRLPDHLARLPDPQWAIWRWVGLRSAGFPIDHLLALGAPQWAAAVDRYLELEAAAQQAQERALEALREILDAPPPEQRDPVVRAIQSLKKGQPPKLAVPPAAASAVAAFCELQAEAQAALAEVERAVRLATAHAARAIRSIAHDPAFREALIWQNRHALQTGVDALLRQSPDTPVRSSKYRQHEALVVSYIQRYCAKNDTIGFFGPVGWAYARDEGPAATMRPGAQLLAARTVYFDGWGIDALAEILANDESLHPWLAPRRLPHVFVDGTTLHLPLVPPARIPALQAAVLAACDGVRTAKELATDLVNDPTTGVTNSADVYKILKKLCALNRIVWTLEVPAEGLYPEQSLRQQLQRIEDDQLRLRSLQALAELETARTAVADARGDVARLEQAMERLESTFTRLTGVPATRRAGTTYAGRTLVYEDCRRDIEVTFGPALIASLGEALAPIFTSARWFTYRAASLYRQAFTALYWDLTQKVGSQTVDFASFWLWAHPVIFGEVTQPIEALEREFQSRWADILAIPEGQRHVVYASREIQRNAAAAFEAPSRGWAAARYHSPDVMIAAPSIEAIRSGQYQAVLGELHPAANTLKTALFVGQHPAPEELFQAVAADFPDPNVVLVASRESGGPTLRLSGALMSPHDLRLVFAHDSCGLDPEHALPISALVIEAVDQTLMVRTRDGRLCFEIIELLGELLMIRLLHHFSMIRRATYTPRISFDSLVICRESWRFRPEDLLFGLDETERLLAVRRWVRAFDLPRFVFITTPTEKKPFYVDFESPASIDLFAKAVRRAAEAHPAEACIKVTEMLPDPSQTWLADHEGRRYTCELRIVAVDMA; this is encoded by the coding sequence AAGCTGCCGCGCAGCAGGCGCAGGAGCGCGCGCTGGAGGCGCTGCGCGAGATTCTGGATGCTCCGCCGCCGGAGCAGCGCGATCCGGTCGTGCGCGCCATCCAATCGCTGAAGAAGGGCCAGCCCCCAAAGCTGGCCGTGCCGCCCGCCGCCGCGTCTGCGGTCGCAGCCTTCTGTGAGCTTCAGGCCGAGGCCCAGGCCGCGCTGGCTGAGGTCGAGCGCGCCGTGCGGCTGGCAACGGCGCACGCCGCGCGTGCGATCCGATCGATCGCCCACGACCCCGCCTTCCGCGAGGCGCTGATCTGGCAAAACCGTCATGCCCTACAAACGGGCGTTGATGCGCTCCTGCGACAATCGCCAGACACGCCCGTGCGATCGTCGAAATATCGGCAGCACGAGGCGCTGGTCGTCAGCTACATCCAGCGCTACTGCGCCAAAAACGACACCATCGGATTTTTCGGGCCGGTCGGATGGGCGTATGCGCGGGACGAGGGACCGGCGGCCACCATGCGGCCCGGCGCGCAGCTCCTGGCTGCCAGAACGGTCTACTTCGACGGCTGGGGCATCGACGCGCTGGCCGAGATCCTCGCCAACGATGAGTCGCTGCATCCCTGGCTCGCGCCCCGGCGTCTGCCGCATGTCTTTGTTGACGGCACCACCCTGCATTTGCCGCTGGTGCCGCCCGCGCGTATTCCGGCGCTCCAGGCGGCGGTTCTGGCGGCGTGTGATGGCGTGCGCACCGCCAAAGAGCTGGCGACGGATCTGGTCAATGACCCGACGACCGGCGTGACGAATAGCGCCGATGTTTATAAGATCTTGAAGAAGCTATGCGCGCTGAACCGGATTGTCTGGACGCTTGAAGTTCCCGCCGAAGGCTTATACCCTGAGCAGAGCCTACGCCAGCAGCTTCAGCGGATCGAGGACGATCAGCTTCGGCTGCGATCGCTCCAGGCGCTCGCCGAGCTTGAGACGGCCCGGACCGCCGTTGCCGATGCGCGCGGTGATGTTGCGCGGCTGGAGCAGGCGATGGAGCGCCTGGAGTCGACCTTCACCCGGCTGACCGGCGTTCCAGCCACCCGTCGCGCCGGAACAACCTACGCGGGCCGCACGCTGGTCTATGAAGACTGTCGCCGCGATATTGAGGTCACGTTCGGCCCGGCCTTGATCGCCTCGCTCGGAGAGGCGCTGGCGCCGATCTTCACCAGCGCGCGCTGGTTCACCTATCGGGCAGCCAGCCTGTATCGCCAGGCGTTCACCGCGCTGTACTGGGATCTGACACAGAAAGTCGGCTCGCAAACCGTCGACTTTGCAAGCTTCTGGCTCTGGGCGCATCCGGTGATCTTCGGCGAGGTGACACAGCCGATCGAAGCGCTTGAGCGCGAATTTCAGAGCCGCTGGGCGGATATTCTGGCGATCCCTGAGGGCCAGCGCCATGTCGTGTACGCAAGTCGGGAGATTCAGCGCAACGCTGCCGCAGCGTTCGAGGCGCCGAGTCGCGGCTGGGCAGCGGCGCGCTACCATAGCCCGGATGTGATGATCGCCGCGCCGAGCATCGAGGCGATCAGGAGCGGACAGTATCAGGCCGTCCTTGGCGAGTTGCATCCCGCTGCCAATACCCTCAAAACGGCGCTGTTTGTCGGCCAGCACCCCGCGCCGGAGGAGCTGTTTCAGGCGGTCGCCGCCGATTTTCCCGATCCGAACGTTGTGCTGGTCGCATCGCGCGAGTCCGGCGGGCCGACCCTCAGGCTCAGCGGCGCGTTGATGTCGCCCCACGATCTCCGGCTGGTCTTTGCCCATGACTCGTGCGGCCTCGATCCGGAGCACGCGCTGCCGATCAGCGCGCTGGTGATCGAAGCGGTCGACCAGACGTTGATGGTTCGGACCCGCGACGGACGCCTGTGCTTCGAGATCATCGAGCTGCTCGGCGAGCTGCTGATGATCCGGCTGCTGCACCATTTCTCGATGATTCGCCGCGCCACGTACACGCCGCGCATCAGCTTCGACTCGCTGGTCATTTGTCGGGAGTCCTGGCGCTTTCGGCCCGAAGATCTGCTGTTTGGCCTCGACGAAACCGAGCGCCTGCTCGCGGTGCGCCGCTGGGTCCGCGCGTTTGACCTGCCCCGGTTTGTGTTCATCACGACGCCGACCGAGAAAAAACCATTTTATGTCGACTTCGAGAGTCCCGCCTCGATCGATCTCTTTGCCAAGGCGGTGCGCCGCGCGGCGGAAGCGCATCCGGCGGAAGCATGTATCAAAGTCACGGAGATGCTGCCCGATCCGAGCCAGACCTGGTTGGCGGATCACGAGGGTCGGCGCTACACCTGCGAGCTGCGGATCGTCGCGGTCGATATGGCATGA